In Apostichopus japonicus isolate 1M-3 chromosome 5, ASM3797524v1, whole genome shotgun sequence, a single window of DNA contains:
- the LOC139967788 gene encoding uncharacterized protein, which yields MAETTPDGTRFQTILKYRRTVLANNISMELSSLLIENGIIEPADQEKLNQVKEHAGLMASQKEFADILIQKSDWMEEEIRDFQTCLEKLNLKVLISKIFREEISEDEKLRKEGSSSNEREGNSDIHITVEGDGNQVTSNNVIHINHCS from the exons ATGGCAGAAACGACACCTGACGGAACTCGCTTCCAAACCATTCTAAAGTATAGGAGGACAGTCTTGGCAAATAATATATCGATGGAGCTTAGTTCATTGCTGATTGAAAACGGAATTATTGAACCAGCTGATCAAGAAAAGTTGAATCAAGTAAAGGAACATGCTGGCCTAATG GCAAGCCAAAAAGAATTTGCAGACATTCTAATTCAGAAAAGTGATTGGATGGAAGAAGAGATCAGAGACTTTCAAACATGCCTTGAAAAACTTaaccttaaagttttaattaGCAAGATCTTTCGGGAGGAAATATCTGAAGATG aaaaactaagaaaagagGGCAGTAGTTCAAATGAAAGGGAAGGTAACAGTGACATTCATATCACGGTAGAAGGAGATGGTAACCAAGTCACCAGTAACAACGTAATTCACATTAATCATTGTAGCTGA
- the LOC139967787 gene encoding death domain-containing protein CRADD-like: MDPRDKWRLRNNRVALLDIDTGEICPYLIQEGVLTPEDAERIGSKETSKDKTEALLNMLESKGSRAFQVFKDAIKSEIKREDLTKKLDNTDMSKMPARLRKEMKEMEDEDSDSADDGNVIITTTTTSQKRKKPVEGEEHEFKQKKKLFIGVKGNNNVVMSGNTITYNNTSRGSSK, encoded by the exons ATGGATCCCAGAGATAAGTGGAGATTGCGGAATAACCGTGTCGCCCTGCTGGACATAGATACAGGGGAGATTTGTCCATATCTTATACAAGAAGGGGTTTTAACCCCAGAAGACGCCGAGCGTATTGGAAGCAAAGAGACGTCAAAG GACAAAACTGAAGCTTTACTCAATATGTTGGAGTCAAAGGGAAGTCGCGCCTTCCAGGTTTTCAAAGATGCGATTAAATCGGAAATCAAACGAGAGGATCTGACGAAGAAACTCGACAACACTGATATGAGTAAAATGCCCGCTAGGCTCCGGAAGGAAATGAAGGAAATGGAGG ATGAGGATAGCGATTCTGCTGACGATGGTAATGTGATTATAACAACCACTACCACctcacaaaagagaaaaaagccCGTGGAAGGTGAAGAGCATGAATTCaagcaaaaaaagaaattgttcaTTGGTGTGAAAGGAAACAATAATGTTGTAATGTCGGGCAACACAATAACTTACAACAACACATCAAGAGGGTCATCAAAGTGA